Proteins found in one Micropterus dolomieu isolate WLL.071019.BEF.003 ecotype Adirondacks linkage group LG12, ASM2129224v1, whole genome shotgun sequence genomic segment:
- the si:dkey-183c6.7 gene encoding urea transporter 1: MWMDTKTEEEAASRSRARLSRRGLNSLLLCAGDMEHLDKCMQDKLFVLQLAVWGLRGVSRVIYVNNPLSGALILAALYWASPWQGLLAVLGVLASTLTAVIIGQDSAEVSGGLHGFNGILVSLLMGVFSSAGDWYWWLLLPVCLGSATCVFLFSGLSSVMGRWDLPVAVFPFNIIIVLYLLCTGPGNPYFPHHPAVPAWALEPNGTKLIAVEVMRGVVLGVGQIFACGALGPSLLILGAVLLYSPLLAVHAVLGSAVGTLAGLSMAVRHDSLYSGLSGFNGALGCMAVGGLFFTFSWRTHLFAIASAFLSAYADIALSNLLGTVGLPACSWAATLTTTLMLLLTGSLAAYRIPTGQVMAPELNLCSRSQWEAGNAEERESTDV; the protein is encoded by the exons ATGTGGATGGATACcaaaacagaggaggaggcggccAGCAGGAGTCGTGCCAGACTCAGTCGGCGTGGGTTAAACAGTCTGCTGTTGTGTGCTGGGGACATGGAGCACTTGGATAAGTGCATGCAGG ACAAGTTGTTTGTGCTGCAGCTGGCGGTGTGGGGCCTGAGAGGGGTGTCCAGGGTGATTTATGTCAACAACCCGCTGAGTGGCGCTCTCATCCTGGCTGCACTGTACTGGGCCTCCCCCTGGCAGGGCCTGCTGGCTGTACTCGGTGTACTGGCCTCTACGCTAACAGCTGTTATCATAGGGCAAGACAG tgctGAGGTATCAGGAGGTCTCCATGGTTTTAACGGCATATTGGTGTCTCTGCTGATGGGAGTGTTCAGCTCGGCTGGAGACTGGTACTggtggctgctgctgcctgtctgctTGGGGTCAGCTACatg TGTCTTTCTGTTCAGTGGTCTCTCCTCAGTGATGGGCCGCTGGGACTTGCCTGTCGCTGTGTTTCCCTTCAACATCATTATCGTCCTCTACCTCCTTTGTACTGGCCCAGGCAATCCCTATTTCCCACACCACCCAGCTGTGCCAGCATGGGCTCTGGAGCCCAATGGCACCAAGCTCATTGCAGTAGAG GTAATGCGTGGCGTAGTTCTTGGAGTGGGTCAGATCTTTGCCTGTGGAGCTCTGGGGCCCTCCCTCCTCATCCTGGGAGCTGTTCTTCTCTACTCCCCCCTGCTGGCGGTGCACGCTGTGCTGGGATCAGCTGTTGGAACGTTGGCTG gttTATCCATGGCAGTGCGTCATGATTCTCTGTACTCAGGTCTGTCGGGGTTTAATGGAGCTCTGGGCTGCATGGCTGTTGGAGGACTCTTCTTCACCTTCAGTTGGAGGACCCACCTCTTTGCCATCGCCAGCG CCTTCCTCTCTGCATATGCTGACATCGCTCTGAGCAATCTGCTGGGAACT GTTGGTCTCCCAGCATGCAGTTGGGCAGCTACTCTGACAACCACGCTGATGTTGCTGCTGACCGGCAGTTTAGCAGCATATCGCATCCCTACTGGTCAAGTCATGGCCCCTGAACTCAACCTGTGCTCCCGCAGCCAATGGGAAGCCGGGAACGCCGAAGAAAGGGAGAGCACTGATGTGTAA